In the genome of Telluria beijingensis, one region contains:
- a CDS encoding potassium channel family protein encodes MGRIFTEQFAFSAGDSVVVIGLGRFGGAVAQSLMRLGHDVMGIDQKEDLVQLWSERLTHAVQADSTNENVMLQLGVADFSHAIVAIGSDLAASLMTLMVLTELGIKDIWVKAMTQEHGQIAQRIGAHHVVYPEADMGARVAHLITGRMMDFIEFEDGFAIAKIHAPVETHHATLAEAHVRSRFGVTVVGVKRVNEDFQHALPETRILPADLLIVSGPTKKIELFAGGDKKGRKR; translated from the coding sequence TTGGGTAGAATTTTCACAGAACAGTTCGCCTTCTCGGCGGGCGATAGCGTGGTCGTGATCGGCCTCGGTCGCTTCGGCGGCGCGGTGGCGCAATCCCTGATGCGCCTGGGCCACGACGTCATGGGCATCGACCAGAAGGAAGACCTGGTGCAGCTCTGGAGCGAGCGGCTGACGCACGCCGTGCAGGCCGACTCGACCAACGAGAACGTCATGCTGCAGCTGGGCGTAGCCGACTTCTCGCATGCGATCGTGGCGATCGGCTCCGACCTGGCGGCCAGCCTGATGACGCTGATGGTGTTGACCGAGCTGGGCATCAAGGACATCTGGGTCAAGGCCATGACGCAGGAGCACGGCCAGATCGCCCAGCGCATCGGCGCCCACCACGTGGTCTACCCGGAAGCCGACATGGGCGCGCGGGTGGCGCACCTGATCACCGGTCGCATGATGGACTTCATCGAATTCGAGGATGGTTTCGCGATCGCCAAGATCCATGCGCCAGTGGAGACGCACCACGCCACCCTGGCCGAGGCCCACGTGCGCTCGCGCTTCGGGGTGACGGTGGTCGGGGTCAAGCGGGTGAACGAGGATTTCCAGCATGCGCTGCCGGAGACGCGGATCCTGCCGGCCGATTTGCTGATCGTGTCGGGGCCGACCAAGAAGATCGAGTTGTTTGCGGGTGGGGACAAGAAGGGGCGCAAGCGCTGA
- a CDS encoding glycosyltransferase family 2 protein: MTNDPTLAEPQPRWRGALDGLHDGHLYGWAFDSQRPDARVVLELCLDGEPFGSAVADVARSDLAGRLPGAADTCHGFVADLRAFELGPEGILSARVANTDAALAGAIARTQPKAPPRAAASRVFGDGGLRLHGWALDPASPKRQLTVHAYVGHDRVASATASLEHAALRSHEVGAHGFTLDLPLALADGRPHQVRVVDAEGQPLGGSPLQVCCLADGMRALLPDLPGTAADLVATYERVLPRSLGLEQFRTWAAQFDPTPATADDGPGVALVVVGADGPLLDATRAGVAAQTHRQVALFEARRDRKRVEPFAALLARALESGCEFVACLRAGDVLVPQALACALEGFALPGAELVYTDSERGGKPWFKPAWNPDYALASDYPLDLLLIRADAVRALLAGALPPAGPAALAWRMLARAWPRAEDAIVHVPHVLCRCEAPLDVAELAQRHAAAQAALAEVEPGAVLEAAPPIPGLPFAPRRARRPLSPAERQLGVTLMIPTRDHAGLLRRCIDTIARHTADWPRLEIIVIDNGSAEPETLAYFGELAQQGVKVLAMPGPFNFATLNNAAVEAASGEIVGLVNNDIEALHDGWLDELVGQLLRPGVGAVGAKLLWPNGVVQHGGVLLGQGGLAGHFGNRLADADPGDHGRNQLAQQVSGVTAACLLLRKRDYLAVGGMDERAFPVAFNDVDLCLKLRAAGLAITWTPYARLLHAESASRGKEDTPQKRARAGREMDQLRRRWGTALLRDPAYHPSLNLDVLSQAFGGLALPPRDRSPRTAALARPNEEYPE, translated from the coding sequence ATGACCAACGACCCTACCCTGGCCGAACCGCAGCCGCGCTGGCGCGGCGCGCTCGACGGCCTGCACGACGGCCACCTGTACGGCTGGGCCTTCGACAGCCAGCGTCCCGACGCCCGCGTGGTGCTCGAACTGTGCCTGGACGGCGAGCCGTTCGGCAGCGCGGTCGCCGACGTGGCGCGCAGCGACCTGGCCGGGCGCCTGCCCGGCGCCGCCGACACCTGCCACGGCTTCGTCGCCGACCTGCGCGCCTTCGAGCTGGGGCCGGAAGGCATCCTGAGCGCGCGCGTGGCCAATACCGACGCCGCGCTGGCCGGCGCCATCGCCCGCACCCAGCCCAAGGCGCCGCCGCGCGCCGCCGCCAGCCGGGTATTCGGCGACGGCGGCCTGCGCCTGCACGGTTGGGCGCTGGACCCGGCCAGCCCGAAACGCCAGCTGACGGTGCACGCCTACGTGGGCCACGACCGGGTGGCCAGCGCCACCGCCAGCCTGGAACATGCCGCGCTGCGCTCGCACGAAGTCGGCGCACATGGCTTCACGCTCGACCTTCCGCTGGCGTTGGCCGATGGTCGACCGCACCAGGTGCGTGTAGTCGACGCCGAGGGCCAGCCTCTGGGCGGCAGCCCGCTGCAGGTGTGCTGCCTGGCGGACGGGATGCGCGCGCTGCTGCCCGACTTGCCGGGCACGGCCGCCGACCTGGTGGCAACGTATGAACGCGTGCTGCCGCGCAGCCTCGGCCTGGAGCAGTTCCGCACGTGGGCAGCGCAGTTCGATCCCACGCCGGCCACCGCGGACGACGGCCCCGGCGTGGCCCTGGTCGTCGTGGGCGCCGACGGCCCGCTGCTGGACGCCACCCGCGCCGGCGTGGCGGCCCAGACCCACCGCCAGGTGGCCCTGTTCGAAGCCCGCCGCGACCGCAAGCGCGTCGAACCGTTCGCGGCCCTGCTGGCGCGCGCGCTGGAGTCAGGCTGCGAGTTCGTCGCCTGCCTGCGCGCCGGCGACGTGCTGGTGCCGCAGGCGCTGGCCTGCGCGCTGGAAGGCTTCGCGCTGCCTGGCGCCGAACTGGTCTACACCGACAGCGAACGCGGCGGCAAGCCCTGGTTCAAGCCGGCCTGGAACCCCGACTACGCCCTGGCCAGCGACTACCCGCTGGACCTGCTGCTGATCCGCGCCGACGCCGTGCGCGCGCTGCTGGCGGGCGCCCTGCCGCCGGCCGGGCCGGCGGCGCTGGCGTGGCGCATGCTGGCGCGCGCCTGGCCGCGCGCGGAAGACGCGATCGTCCACGTGCCGCATGTGCTATGCCGCTGCGAGGCGCCGCTGGACGTGGCCGAACTGGCCCAGCGCCATGCCGCGGCCCAGGCCGCGCTGGCCGAAGTGGAGCCAGGCGCCGTGCTGGAAGCCGCGCCGCCGATCCCCGGCCTGCCGTTCGCGCCGCGCCGCGCGCGGCGTCCGCTGTCGCCAGCCGAGCGCCAGCTCGGGGTGACCCTGATGATCCCGACCCGCGACCACGCGGGACTGCTGCGGCGCTGCATCGACACCATCGCGCGCCACACGGCCGACTGGCCGCGGCTCGAGATCATCGTGATCGACAACGGTTCGGCGGAACCGGAAACGCTGGCCTATTTCGGCGAGCTGGCGCAACAAGGCGTGAAGGTGCTGGCCATGCCCGGTCCGTTCAACTTCGCCACCCTGAACAATGCGGCGGTGGAAGCGGCCAGCGGCGAGATCGTGGGCCTGGTGAACAACGATATCGAGGCCCTGCACGACGGCTGGCTGGACGAGCTGGTGGGCCAGTTGCTGCGCCCCGGCGTGGGCGCCGTGGGCGCCAAGCTGCTGTGGCCCAACGGCGTGGTGCAGCATGGCGGCGTGCTGCTCGGCCAGGGCGGCCTGGCCGGGCACTTCGGCAACCGGCTGGCCGACGCCGACCCGGGCGACCATGGCCGCAACCAGCTGGCGCAGCAGGTCAGCGGCGTGACCGCCGCGTGCCTGCTGCTGCGCAAGCGCGACTACCTGGCGGTGGGCGGCATGGACGAACGCGCGTTCCCGGTCGCCTTCAACGACGTCGACCTGTGCCTCAAGTTGCGCGCCGCGGGACTGGCGATCACCTGGACCCCGTATGCACGCCTGCTGCACGCCGAATCGGCCAGCCGCGGCAAGGAAGACACGCCGCAGAAGCGCGCGCGCGCCGGCCGCGAGATGGACCAGCTGCGACGGCGCTGGGGCACGGCCCTGCTGCGCGACCCCGCCTATCACCCAAGCCTGAACCTGGACGTGCTGAGCCAGGCCTTCGGCGGCCTGGCCCTGCCCCCGCGCGACCGCTCGCCGCGCACGGCGGCGCTGGCCCGCCCCAACGAGGAATACCCGGAATGA
- a CDS encoding glycosyltransferase family 2 protein: MNHPKGAFAPFFYPVCSPRTRGDALLSSAADAFEAGRHGDALVATEYVCRRFPSRSLPAMLRARILHTSRPELAAEAWYGAWKRDPEHPAIQDQLLAAWLASGAAASVAELGPCFLPARCSAGTHASLVALLARAGLTHVGACWKQGAAIEMMLFFPSAADGKPPMARLRLTGVGASHVYEVPADGRRLRLPPVALDTTWSLTVERPGQAPAMLHGSPLVFAAAPQPPAPAAADPGQVSIVIPVYRQRALVQTCIESVLASLAHNRTPAELVVVDDASPEPDLSAWLDRQAAAGRITLLRNPVNLGFIEAVNRGLRAHPGHDALLLNADTEVHGDWIDRLRASLYSAPDIASVTPWSNNGEISSFPAIARNALAPTSAQLAAIDAAAAEVRRADAGAADIELPTCCGFAMLMRRSVIASIGVLDGVALVRGYGEEVDWCLRARAAGWRHLLATGVFVAHTGTVSFRHEKTLRVRQNRHVLAERYPTYRNEYAAFLADDPLAAARAGLKAALAGEANDWLQAAQGALDPAADDDAMPKALPVARARVAVWRLRAGAAACAQVLELARLAAALPGQPLRLLVLGDVGEPLWRTGVVDGVPVADPEDDAPFSDAALVGMAGCSALLAADATGAPLDLPLTHLDRDFCARAWLDAWCAAHAIPLDDRQ; encoded by the coding sequence ATGAATCACCCGAAGGGGGCATTCGCCCCCTTTTTCTATCCAGTGTGTTCGCCCCGTACGCGGGGCGACGCGCTGCTTTCCAGCGCCGCCGATGCGTTCGAAGCCGGACGCCATGGCGATGCCCTGGTCGCCACCGAATACGTATGCCGGCGCTTCCCCTCACGCAGCCTGCCCGCGATGCTGCGCGCAAGAATCCTGCACACGAGCCGCCCCGAACTGGCGGCCGAGGCCTGGTACGGCGCCTGGAAACGCGACCCCGAACATCCCGCAATCCAGGACCAGCTGCTGGCCGCATGGCTCGCCTCCGGCGCCGCTGCCAGCGTCGCCGAGCTGGGCCCCTGCTTCCTGCCGGCGCGCTGCAGCGCCGGCACCCACGCATCGCTGGTCGCCCTGCTCGCACGCGCCGGCCTGACCCACGTCGGCGCCTGCTGGAAGCAGGGCGCGGCGATCGAGATGATGTTGTTCTTCCCGTCCGCCGCCGACGGCAAGCCGCCGATGGCGCGCCTGCGCCTGACCGGCGTCGGCGCTTCGCACGTGTACGAGGTGCCGGCCGATGGCCGCCGCCTGCGCCTGCCCCCAGTGGCCCTGGACACTACCTGGTCGCTCACGGTCGAGCGCCCGGGCCAGGCGCCGGCCATGCTGCACGGCTCGCCGCTGGTATTCGCCGCGGCGCCGCAGCCGCCGGCGCCGGCCGCCGCCGATCCCGGCCAGGTATCGATCGTGATTCCCGTATACCGCCAGCGCGCGCTGGTGCAGACCTGCATCGAGAGCGTGCTGGCCTCGCTGGCGCATAACCGCACTCCGGCCGAACTGGTCGTAGTCGACGACGCCAGCCCCGAGCCGGACCTGTCGGCCTGGCTCGACCGGCAAGCCGCCGCCGGCCGCATCACCCTGCTGCGCAACCCGGTCAACCTGGGCTTCATCGAGGCCGTCAACCGCGGCCTGCGCGCCCACCCCGGCCACGACGCGCTGCTGCTCAATGCCGACACCGAAGTGCACGGCGACTGGATCGACCGCCTGCGTGCGTCGTTGTACAGCGCGCCCGACATCGCCTCGGTCACGCCGTGGTCGAACAACGGCGAGATCAGCAGTTTCCCGGCCATCGCCCGCAACGCCCTGGCCCCCACCAGCGCCCAGTTGGCCGCGATCGACGCCGCCGCGGCCGAAGTGCGCCGCGCCGATGCCGGCGCTGCCGATATCGAACTGCCCACCTGCTGCGGCTTCGCGATGCTGATGCGGCGCAGCGTGATCGCCAGCATCGGCGTGCTCGACGGCGTAGCCCTGGTGCGCGGCTACGGCGAAGAAGTGGACTGGTGCCTGCGCGCGCGCGCCGCCGGCTGGCGCCACCTGCTCGCCACCGGCGTGTTCGTGGCGCACACCGGCACCGTCTCGTTCCGCCACGAGAAAACCCTGCGCGTGCGCCAGAACCGCCACGTGCTGGCCGAGCGCTATCCCACTTACCGCAATGAATACGCCGCCTTCCTGGCCGACGACCCGCTGGCCGCGGCGCGCGCCGGCTTGAAAGCCGCGCTGGCGGGAGAGGCGAACGACTGGCTGCAGGCGGCGCAAGGCGCGCTCGATCCGGCGGCCGACGACGACGCGATGCCGAAGGCCCTGCCGGTGGCCCGCGCCCGCGTGGCCGTCTGGCGCCTGCGCGCCGGCGCCGCGGCCTGCGCACAAGTGCTGGAACTGGCGCGCCTGGCCGCCGCCCTGCCCGGCCAGCCGCTGCGCCTGCTGGTGCTGGGCGACGTCGGCGAGCCGCTGTGGCGCACCGGCGTGGTCGACGGCGTGCCCGTCGCCGACCCGGAAGATGACGCACCGTTCAGCGACGCCGCCCTGGTCGGCATGGCCGGCTGCAGCGCGCTGCTCGCCGCCGACGCCACCGGCGCGCCGCTAGATCTTCCCCTCACCCATCTGGACCGCGATTTCTGCGCGCGCGCATGGCTCGATGCCTGGTGCGCCGCGCACGCCATCCCACTCGACGACAGGCAGTAA
- a CDS encoding class I SAM-dependent methyltransferase, with protein sequence MTDIITAAPHIGAVRQLLHVGCGMPNPKRLPACFHRPGWREVRFDIDPQVKPDIVGSITDLSMIPDASIDAIWSSHNLEHLHPFEVPAALAEFRRVLKPDGFALVTLPDLRAVARHIASGDLAAPLYQSPAGPIGALDVLFGHQASIQAGNAFMAHRTGFTADTLGAALVDAGFDEVRVHEGKYWDLWALAAMPAIDPAVYDELAGVLQ encoded by the coding sequence ATGACCGACATCATCACCGCCGCGCCGCACATCGGTGCGGTACGCCAGCTGCTGCACGTGGGCTGCGGCATGCCCAACCCGAAGCGGCTGCCGGCCTGCTTCCACCGTCCCGGCTGGCGCGAAGTGCGCTTCGACATCGACCCGCAGGTGAAACCCGACATCGTCGGCAGCATCACCGACCTGTCGATGATTCCTGATGCCAGCATCGACGCCATCTGGTCGTCGCACAACCTGGAGCACCTGCACCCGTTCGAGGTGCCGGCCGCGCTGGCGGAGTTCCGCCGCGTGCTGAAACCGGACGGCTTCGCATTGGTCACCCTGCCCGACCTGCGCGCCGTCGCGCGCCACATCGCCTCCGGCGACCTGGCCGCGCCGCTGTACCAGTCGCCGGCCGGCCCGATCGGCGCGCTGGACGTGCTGTTCGGCCACCAGGCCTCGATCCAGGCCGGCAATGCCTTCATGGCCCACCGCACCGGCTTCACGGCCGACACGCTCGGCGCCGCCCTGGTGGACGCCGGCTTCGACGAGGTGCGCGTCCACGAAGGCAAATACTGGGACTTGTGGGCGCTGGCCGCCATGCCCGCCATCGATCCGGCGGTGTACGACGAACTGGCCGGCGTGCTGCAATGA
- a CDS encoding glycosyltransferase, protein MNILFIHQNFPGQFVHLAADLAREPGNKVVALTMRANPAPAGVTVRPYTLLRKPASEVHPLLREEESKVLRAEACAAAAFQLKREGFVPDVVVAHPGWGEALFIKDVFPQAKVVVYCEFYYAAEGQDVGFDPEAPPVTFEQRCRLRLRNSNNLLSMELADAAIAPTEWQKSTYPAWARDKITVIHDGIDLERVRYNPAATLTLSGPRGQHGFAAGDEVLSYVARNLEPVRGFHIFMRTLPEVLRRRPKAQVIVVGGNEVSYGHHPEGGGSWKDRLLAEVGADLDLSRVHFVGKVPYQAYLNLLSISRVHPYWTTPFVLSWSFLEAAASGVPLIASDTQPVREFVDMVGATTVPFFDRAGFADRLGEKLAQPVARTAAPRPLPHIALADCLRRQKALLRSV, encoded by the coding sequence ATGAACATCCTGTTCATCCACCAGAACTTCCCGGGCCAGTTCGTGCACCTGGCGGCCGACCTGGCGCGCGAGCCGGGCAATAAAGTGGTCGCGCTGACGATGCGCGCCAACCCGGCTCCGGCCGGCGTGACTGTGCGCCCCTACACCCTGCTGCGCAAACCGGCGTCCGAAGTGCACCCGCTGCTGCGCGAAGAAGAATCCAAGGTCCTGCGCGCCGAAGCCTGCGCCGCGGCCGCCTTCCAGCTCAAGCGCGAAGGCTTCGTGCCCGATGTGGTCGTCGCCCATCCGGGCTGGGGCGAAGCCTTGTTCATCAAGGACGTCTTCCCGCAGGCCAAAGTTGTCGTCTATTGCGAGTTCTATTATGCGGCCGAGGGCCAGGACGTGGGCTTCGACCCCGAGGCGCCGCCAGTCACCTTCGAGCAGCGCTGCCGCCTGCGACTGAGGAACAGCAACAACCTGCTGAGCATGGAGCTGGCCGACGCCGCCATCGCACCGACCGAATGGCAGAAGAGCACCTATCCGGCCTGGGCCCGCGACAAGATCACCGTAATCCACGACGGCATCGACCTGGAGCGCGTGCGCTACAACCCGGCGGCCACCCTGACCCTGTCTGGCCCGCGCGGCCAGCACGGCTTCGCCGCCGGCGATGAGGTGCTGAGCTATGTGGCGCGCAATCTCGAACCGGTGCGCGGCTTCCACATCTTCATGCGCACCCTGCCGGAGGTATTGCGCCGGCGGCCGAAGGCCCAGGTGATCGTGGTGGGCGGGAACGAGGTGAGCTATGGCCACCATCCGGAAGGCGGCGGCAGCTGGAAAGACCGGCTGCTGGCCGAGGTAGGCGCCGATCTGGACCTGTCGCGCGTCCACTTCGTCGGCAAGGTGCCCTACCAGGCCTACCTGAACCTGCTGAGCATCAGCCGCGTGCATCCCTACTGGACGACGCCGTTCGTGCTGTCGTGGTCGTTCCTGGAAGCGGCCGCCAGCGGCGTGCCCTTGATTGCTTCGGATACCCAGCCGGTGCGCGAATTCGTCGACATGGTCGGCGCCACCACGGTGCCGTTCTTCGACCGCGCCGGTTTTGCCGACCGGCTGGGAGAAAAGCTGGCGCAGCCGGTGGCGCGAACGGCCGCGCCGCGGCCGCTGCCGCACATCGCGCTGGCGGACTGCCTGCGGCGCCAGAAGGCGCTGCTGCGCTCGGTCTAG
- a CDS encoding TrkH family potassium uptake protein → MNNILHPARIVVVLFALAILAGTLLLMLPAAHASGEGAPLMVAFFTSVSAICVNGLVVVDTGTYWSGFGQVTITALIQLGGFGMMTAATLLGLMVNRSSRLRTRLITQTETRSLGMGDIASVARIVLAVTVILQVTLAAILLARLHFGYDLPWRESLWSAVFHAVSAFNNAGFSLHADSLTRYAGDALVLVPIMVAFVIGGIGFPVLHDLRHRLRDPRHWSLHTKLTLVGSLVLLAGGCVAVLLFEWNNVATLGSMSWFDKLMNGMFISAAARTAGFNTVDFGALSPESWALHYLLMFIGGGSAGTAGGVKVGTIMILALLVIAEARGHSDTEAFGRRVAVSAQRQAVTVLVLGSVIVAFGTLLLLGISHFPTDQVIFEVISAFGSAGLSTGITASLPPEGQLVLAALMFIGRVGTITFATSLVLGERRMPYRYPEDHPIVG, encoded by the coding sequence CCGGCACGCTGCTCCTGATGCTGCCAGCGGCCCACGCCAGCGGCGAAGGCGCGCCGCTGATGGTCGCCTTCTTCACCTCGGTGTCGGCGATCTGCGTCAACGGCCTGGTGGTGGTCGATACCGGCACCTACTGGTCGGGCTTCGGCCAGGTCACGATCACGGCGCTGATCCAGCTCGGCGGCTTCGGCATGATGACGGCCGCCACCCTGCTCGGCCTGATGGTCAACCGCTCGTCGCGCCTGCGCACGCGCCTGATCACCCAGACCGAGACCCGTTCGCTGGGCATGGGCGACATCGCCAGCGTGGCGCGCATCGTGCTGGCGGTGACGGTCATCCTGCAGGTGACGCTGGCCGCGATCCTGCTGGCGCGACTGCACTTCGGCTACGACCTGCCCTGGCGCGAATCGCTGTGGAGCGCCGTGTTCCACGCGGTCTCGGCCTTCAACAACGCCGGCTTTTCGCTGCACGCCGACAGCCTGACCCGCTATGCGGGCGACGCCCTGGTGCTGGTGCCGATCATGGTGGCATTCGTGATCGGCGGCATCGGCTTCCCGGTGCTGCATGACCTGCGCCACCGCCTGCGCGACCCGCGCCACTGGTCGCTGCACACCAAGCTGACCCTGGTCGGCAGCCTGGTGCTCCTGGCCGGCGGCTGCGTCGCGGTCCTGCTGTTCGAATGGAACAACGTGGCCACGCTGGGGTCGATGTCGTGGTTCGACAAGCTGATGAACGGCATGTTCATCTCGGCGGCGGCGCGCACCGCCGGCTTCAATACGGTCGACTTCGGCGCGTTGTCCCCCGAGAGCTGGGCCCTGCACTACCTGTTGATGTTCATCGGCGGCGGCAGCGCCGGCACCGCGGGCGGGGTCAAGGTGGGCACCATCATGATCCTGGCGCTGCTGGTGATCGCCGAGGCGCGCGGCCATTCCGACACCGAGGCCTTCGGCCGCCGGGTCGCCGTCTCGGCCCAGCGCCAGGCGGTGACGGTGCTGGTGCTGGGCAGCGTGATCGTTGCCTTCGGCACCCTGCTGCTGCTGGGGATATCGCACTTCCCGACCGACCAGGTGATCTTCGAGGTCATCTCGGCCTTCGGCAGCGCCGGCCTCTCGACCGGCATCACGGCCTCGCTGCCGCCGGAGGGCCAGCTGGTGCTGGCCGCGCTCATGTTCATCGGCCGGGTGGGCACCATCACCTTCGCGACCTCGCTGGTGCTCGGCGAACGGCGCATGCCATATCGTTATCCGGAGGACCATCCAATTGTTGGGTAG
- a CDS encoding DUF4214 domain-containing protein yields MYDSDTTTVTNALKGSNSAVFSDQTISKILALTASDNNTVRFDQVTATGGDVTVASGTGIVHVGSSATQQTQINVTQDAPVWIFEGAGGVNATINAGVAPGGSNMLERVLIHSSGADNFFIGDNWNTEIIIGANDTVTGGAGNDTVIAGSGNSTVIGGSGYTIVELAGNDSDYEVTVVDGRAVVTNTETGVTTDISNSQFVQLDDGEALVFAKDSMEAAIASLYETTFGRAADASGLKFWFDRARDGLTLEEIADAFTQVAEFEDIAERNDEEFVNALYQQTFGRDADDGGLAFWTNQLENGADRGDILEAFANLSAAQIDGSEDGETTIIGSITIVPGIV; encoded by the coding sequence ATGTACGATTCCGACACAACCACCGTAACAAATGCCCTGAAAGGCAGCAACTCGGCTGTTTTTTCAGACCAAACCATCTCGAAGATCCTGGCACTGACTGCCAGTGACAACAACACCGTGCGCTTCGACCAGGTGACGGCAACCGGCGGCGACGTCACGGTCGCCTCGGGCACCGGCATCGTCCACGTCGGCTCGTCCGCAACCCAGCAGACCCAGATCAACGTGACGCAGGACGCCCCGGTCTGGATCTTCGAAGGCGCGGGCGGCGTGAACGCCACCATCAATGCCGGCGTAGCCCCCGGCGGAAGCAACATGCTTGAGCGCGTCCTCATTCATAGCTCGGGTGCAGACAACTTCTTCATCGGCGACAACTGGAACACGGAAATCATCATCGGCGCGAACGACACCGTCACCGGCGGCGCCGGCAACGACACCGTGATCGCTGGCAGCGGCAACAGCACCGTCATCGGCGGCAGCGGTTACACCATCGTCGAGCTGGCTGGCAACGACAGCGACTACGAAGTGACCGTCGTCGATGGCCGCGCCGTCGTGACCAACACCGAAACCGGCGTCACCACCGACATCTCGAACTCGCAATTCGTGCAGCTCGACGATGGCGAAGCGCTGGTGTTCGCGAAGGATTCGATGGAAGCAGCCATCGCGAGCCTGTATGAAACTACCTTCGGCCGTGCTGCCGATGCGAGCGGACTGAAGTTCTGGTTCGACCGCGCGCGCGACGGCCTGACGCTGGAAGAGATCGCCGACGCGTTCACCCAGGTGGCCGAGTTCGAGGACATCGCCGAGCGCAATGACGAAGAATTCGTCAATGCGTTGTACCAGCAGACCTTCGGCCGCGACGCCGACGATGGCGGCCTCGCCTTCTGGACCAACCAGCTCGAGAACGGCGCCGATCGCGGCGACATCCTGGAAGCCTTCGCCAATCTGTCGGCAGCCCAGATCGACGGTTCGGAAGATGGTGAAACCACCATCATTGGCAGCATCACCATCGTTCCCGGCATCGTTTAA
- the fcl gene encoding GDP-L-fucose synthase: MTALDQRIFVAGHRGLVGSAIVRTLRAKGCHNIVTRSHAELDLSEQAQVRAFFASERIDEVYMAAAKVGGIHANNVYPAEFIYDNLMVQTNLVHEAWKNGVQKLLFLGSSCIYPRLAPQPIREEYLMAGMLEPTNEPYAMAKIAGIKLCESYNRQYGTDYRSVMPTNLYGPGDNYHPENSHVIPALLRRFHHARVNGEAEVVIWGSGTPMREFMYVDDMAAASVHVMELSRAAYQAQTGAMQSHINVGTGVDTTIGDLARLVGRIVGFDGRIVFDTDKPDGTPRKLLDVSRLNNLGWSARVSLEQGLVRTYADYVERLA, encoded by the coding sequence ATGACAGCCCTGGATCAACGTATTTTCGTCGCCGGCCACCGCGGCCTGGTGGGCTCCGCCATTGTCCGCACCTTGCGCGCGAAGGGCTGCCACAATATCGTCACACGCAGCCATGCTGAACTCGACCTGAGCGAACAGGCGCAGGTGCGCGCCTTCTTCGCGTCGGAACGCATCGACGAGGTCTATATGGCTGCGGCCAAGGTCGGCGGTATCCACGCAAATAATGTCTATCCCGCGGAATTCATCTATGACAACCTGATGGTCCAGACGAACCTGGTGCACGAAGCATGGAAAAACGGCGTCCAGAAACTGCTGTTCCTGGGCTCGTCCTGCATCTATCCGCGCCTGGCGCCGCAACCGATCAGGGAAGAGTATCTGATGGCGGGCATGCTCGAGCCGACCAACGAACCCTACGCGATGGCGAAGATCGCCGGCATCAAGCTGTGCGAAAGCTATAACCGGCAATACGGCACCGATTACCGCAGCGTGATGCCGACCAATCTGTATGGCCCGGGCGACAATTACCACCCCGAGAACAGCCACGTGATCCCGGCGCTGCTGCGCCGTTTTCATCACGCCCGTGTGAATGGCGAGGCCGAGGTCGTGATCTGGGGCAGCGGCACGCCGATGCGCGAATTCATGTACGTCGACGATATGGCAGCGGCGAGCGTACATGTCATGGAACTGTCGCGCGCGGCCTACCAGGCGCAGACCGGCGCGATGCAATCGCATATCAATGTGGGGACTGGCGTGGACACGACGATCGGCGACCTGGCACGCCTGGTCGGCCGCATCGTCGGTTTCGACGGGCGCATCGTGTTCGATACCGATAAACCGGACGGCACCCCGCGCAAGCTGCTGGACGTGTCCCGGCTCAACAACCTCGGCTGGTCGGCCCGGGTATCGCTTGAACAGGGGCTGGTGCGCACCTACGCCGACTACGTGGAGCGGCTGGCCTGA